TTTAGAATCCAATTATCAGGAAAATCGCATCATTTAGGAAATGCAAACACCTATTTTTCAGTAGAAGAATACAAACGTCCAAAGTTTGAAACCACCTTTAAACCCATTTTAGAAACTTTTAAAATTAACGACTCCATAACGGTAAAAGGAGCTGCATTGGCTTTTGCTGGTAGTAATATTACCAATGCTAAAGTGGTGTATCGCGTGCACAGAAAAGTCCAATATCCAGATTGGTATTATTGGTATCGTCCGCGTTTTAATTCGGAAGCTCAAGAAATTACCCATGGCGAAGGTACCACCAACGATAAAGGCGAATTCGAAATTACCTTTAAAGCCATTCCAGATAGCAGTGTTGACAAAAGCACCTTACCAATATTTAATTATGAAGTGTCAGCCGATGTCACTGATATCAATGGCGAAACACGAAATAGTTCCATTATAGTAAATGTAGGTTATCATGCCATGACGGCTTCAATTGCTGTTAAAAATACGTTAGACAAAACCACTAAAAATCACACTATTGAAATTGATACGAGAAATTTAAATGGCGAATTTACACCAGCCACTGGAACGCTTAAAATATATAAACTGCAAGCACCAGAACAGGCTTTACGCAGTAGACCTTGGGAAGCACCAGAATATAAAATGCTTTCAGAAACGGAATTTAAAGCGAAATTTCCACACGATGCGTATGCGAATGAAGATAACCCCAACAATTGGAAAAAAGGCGATATGGTTTTTGAAACCGATTTTAACACGGAAAAATCGAAAACCATCACATTAAGAAACATCAAAAAATGGGATTCCGGTATGTATGTGATTGTTCTAGAAAGTACCGATAAATTTGGTCAAGCAGTTACAGCAGAGGCCAAAACAAATTTGTATAGTGATACCGATAAAACCGTTGCCGACAATCAATTATTTAGTATTTCGACAAACAAAAGTAGTTATCAACCAAATAATACTGTTTTGCTAACCATGGGTTCAGCAGCCGAAAATATCACAGTTACGATTGATATTGAGAAAGACAAAAAAACAGTAAATAGTTATATACTAAACCTAAACAACAATAAAAAAACCATTGAAATCCCTGTTACAGAAGCAGATTTTGGTGGATTTGCCATGCATTACAGTTTTGCTTTCGCGAATAGTTTTCAATCGGGAACAGAAATCATTTCAGTGCCATACCCTAAAACCGATTTAAAAATTGAAACCACCACATTCCGAGATAAATTGCAACCAGGAACCGATGAAACTTGGGCATTTAAAATAAAAGGACCTCAAGGCGAAAAAGTGTCTGCTGAAATTTTAGCGAGTATGTATGACGCATCTTTAGACCAATTTAAACCTCATAATTGGACATTCAATCCGTTAGAAAAGCCCACTTATTATTCCAACGCAACCAGACAAGCACATTACAGTTTTGGAATTCAAAATTTCAGGATACAAAATACACCACGTTTAAATACGGGGTTTCCACACCAAGGGTATGACCAATTGAATTGGTTTGGGTTTTATTTTGGGGGTGATAATTATTTTTATGGAGAAGATTTGGAACATGAAGAAGTTATTGTGTCTGCTATGGGTATAAAAAGAGAAAAACGTGACATAGCTTACGAAACAGAAATGGCTCCTGAAGCTAATCAAGCGTTAGGAAGTCCAGAAGAAAGTGTCTATAATCTAGAAAGTCCTGAATCTAAAAAATCAGACTTTTCAGGCATCACCATCCGCAAAAATCTCCAAGAAACCGCATTCTTCTTTCCACAATTACAAACAGATGAAGCAGGCAATGTAAGTTTTAATTTCACCACACCAGAAGCTTTAACCAAATGGAAATTACAGTTGTTGGCACATACCAAAACGTTAAAAAGTCAAGTCACCAGTTTAGAAACGGTTACCCAAAAAGAATTGATGGTCATTCCAAACGCACCACGATTTTTACGTCATGGTGATGCCATAACCATCAGTACTAAAATTGCGAATCTATCAAACAAAAATTTATCAGGACAAGCGCAATTACAACTAACCGATGCTATTACCGGAAAAGCCTTTGATACTATTTTAGGGAACACCAATAACACAAAAAGTTTTGAAGTGGATGCCAAAGGCAACACCCAAATATCTTGGTTATTAACCATTCCTGAAACGGTAAATGCGGTTCAATATAAAGTGGTTGCCAAAGCTGGCGCATTTAGTGATGGCGAACAAAATGCCATACCTGTTTTATCTAACCGATTATTGGTAACCGAAACCTTACCGATGTGGATTAAGAGCAACGAAACCAAAACATTCACGTTGGATAAACTAAAAACGAATACCTCATCTAGTTTAAAACATCACAAACTGACTTTGGAAATGACCTCCAATCCAGCTTGGTATGCGGTTCAGGCACTTCCCTATTTAATGGAATATCCGTATGACTGTAATGAGCAAACTTTTAGTCGCTATTACGCCAATGCCTTGGCAAGTCACATATCCAATAGCAATCCACGGATTCAAGAGGTGTTTAATCAGTGGCGAAATTCGGATGCATTAGTTTCGAATTTGGAGAAAAACCCCGAACTAAAAAACATATTAATTCAAGAAACACCTTGGTTACGAGATGCTCAAAGTGAAACGGAACAGAAAAAACGGATTGCTTTGTTATTCGATTTGAATAAAATGACCAACGAATTGCAAAACGCATTGGGTAAATTAGAACAAAATCAAATGACATCTGGCGCATGGCCTTGGTTTAAAGGTGGACGCGAAAACCGATTTATTACCCAACATATTATTACAGGTTTTGGACATTTGGATAAATTGAATGTCATTCAAAGCGCTAGCGAAGTAGCTATGATTTCAAACGCTATTGCTTATTTAGATAATGAATTCATAAAAGAATATAAAAACATCACCAAATACAATAAGGATACCGACTTAAGCAAAGACCATTTAAGTTATACGCAATTACATTATTTATATATGCGAAGCTTCTTTCCAGAGATAAAACGTAGTAAAGAAGTTCAAGATATTTCGGAATATTATTTAGGGCAAATAGACAGCTATTGGTTGTCGCGTTCTATCTATACAAAAGGGTTAATGACGCTTATTTCACATAGAATGAATAAGACTAAAACTGCTGGCAAAATCTTAAAATCTTTAAAAGAAACCAGTATCACGAATGACGAATTAGGCATGTATTGGAAAGACAATACCGCATCTTGGCACTGGTATCAAGCGCCTATTGAAACCCAAGCGTTGCTGATTGAGGCATTTCAGGAAGTTGGCTCAACCATATATAGCGAAGCCAATAATATGCAGGATATTGATAATTTGAAAATGTGGTTATTAAAAAACAAGCAAACGAATAAGTGGGAAAGCACCAAAGCAACTACCGAAGCTGTTTACGCTTTATTGCTACAAGGAAGCGATTGGTTATCGGTAACCGAAGCCGTTACCGTTTTAGTTGGCAATAAAAAAATTGACCCTACAAAATTAGAAGCTGTAAAAGTGGAGGCTGGAACTGGTTACTATAAAACATCTTGGAATGCTTCAGAAATAAAACCAGAAATGGCAGATGTTACCTTAACAAAAACTGGCAAAGGTATTGCTTGGGGAAGTTTATATTGGCAATATTTTGAAGATTTAGATAAAATCACCACAGCCAAAACACCGTTACAATTGAAGAAAAAACTCTTCAAAAAAACCAATACAGATTCTGGTGAAGTTATTTCAGAAATCACATCAGAAACCGCTTTACAAGTTGGCGATTTAGTACGTGTGCGTATTGAATTACGGAGCGATCGTGATATGGAATTCATTCACATGAAAGATATGCGTGCCGCTGGATTAGAGCCTATCAATGTCTTATCGTCCTACAAATGGCAAGACGGTTTGGGTTATTATGAAAGCACGAAAGATGCGAGTACAAATTTCTTTTTCGACTATCTACCTAAAGGAATTTATGTGTTTGAATACGATTTACGCGTGAACAATGCAGGAAATATGAGTAATGGTATTACCACAATACAAAGTATGTATGCGCCTGAATTCTCAAGTCATAGCGAAGGTGTTCGGATTTCTGTCAATTAATTTTAAATGAAAATCACAAATAAGCTAATAACTTAATTACTAATTCCCTAACTTTACAAATTAATACAATCCGTATTTATTTATGAAACATACGCTTCTCATATTGCTATCCGTTTTTACTTTTGGAACAACTGTGTTCGCACAGAATAGTTCCGCAAAGCAAGACATTAAAAAAGTAGCGGACAGCATGATTTTTTTAACCTATCATATTAAAAAATCATCTGATGCAACACCTACAATACGTCACTTAAAAACGATATTAGCTAAAGGACGTATTAAAGGATTTCATGAAGAAAAAGAACTGTTTAAAAAAGGTAATCTCGCCTGTGATTTACTGGATAAGGAGTTACAGGTGATTGAAACGCTTTATATAGAAAATCCGCTTGAAAAAGTGGTTGAATTTGTAAATGACTCTGGTGATTTAGAAAAACGCCTTATTGCATTGGAAAGTACCGATTTTGCTTTCAGAATGCCTTACCATGAAACCGCTAAATATGCTCGGATGTATGTTATAACCAATTCGGACACCACCAATTACATAATAACCAAGCTATAATTATTATGACAAAACAACTACTTCCACTATTATTACTTCTTTTTGTAACGAGCGCTTTCGCACAAACTTTTGATGTAGAAACCATTAAAAATGCTGGCGATAATGACAAACGCATTAATTTAGTTATTCTTGGTGATGGCTACACGGCAAGTGAATTGACAGATTTTGAAACAGACGCTGCAAATTTTGTGAGTGCTCTATTTGGTCAATCACCTTTTTCAGAGTATTCAGATTATTTTAACGTGCATATCATCAAGGTTATTTCAAACGAAAGTGGCGCCACACATCCAGGAACGGCAGCAGATGAAGCGAGTTACAGCGTTCCTGTTTCAACTGTTGATAATTTTTTTGGCAGTACTTATGATGGTTTTGGCTCACATCGTTTATTATACGCACCAAACTACAGTTTAATCACTTCAGTTTTAGCAACAAATTTTCCTGAATACGACCAAGCGCTTATTTTAGTTAATTCGCCGTATTACGGTGGAAGTGGTGGTGAATTTCCCGTGGCATCTACAGGAACAAGTGCTGATGAAATTGCAATTCATGAAATTGGACATTCATTAGTAGATTTAAAAGACGAGTATTATCCTGGCGATTATTACGCTGAAGAAGGTATTAATATGACCCAAGAAACGGACCCAAGTCTTGTAAAATGGACCAATTGGATTGGATCCAATGGGGTTGATATTTATCAATATTGTACAACTGGATCTTGTGCTTCCTGGTATAGACCTCATCAAACCTGTAAAATGCGTTATTTAGGCTATCCGTTTTGTGCGGTTTGTAAAGAAGGGATTATTGAAAAAATTCATGATTTAGTGTCACCTGTTGATAGCTTTTCTCCTACTAATTTATCCATTGAAACCTCAACGTTTCCGGTTTCTTTTAATGTATCACTTATTAACCCAAGTACGAATACGTTGGAAACAATTTGGACCTTAAATGGCACCACGCATTCAACGGATGTTGATATGATTTCCATATTGGAAGCCGATGTTAATAATGGTTTAAATAGTCTGTCTGTTGCAATTACAGACAACACCAGTTTGCAACGTATTGACAGTCATGAAACCATTCATGTTACTACTGTTACGTGGAGTATTGACAATACCACATTAGGTATTACTGATATTACAGCAGAAGAAAATCAGTTTTCCATCTCCCTATATCCCAATCCAACAAACAATGCTTTTTATGTGAAGTTTGACAGTTTTAATTCCTCAAATGTACGTTTAGAATTAACGAGTATGGATGGTAAACAGGTTTTATCAACCCGTTTAGAATCTGGCATAACAAATACTATAAATTTAAATCAACAAGCGGCAGGACTTTATATTGCTAACATTTACAGTGATTCTGTATTGTTAGCGCGTAAAAAAGTTATTAAAAAGTAAGCTTATTTTTTAGGAGGATACTTTTCTAATAGTTTTAATACCACTGTTTTAAATTGAGCGGTTCGTGCTTCTGGTGAATTTTCCGGAGCAGCTGGTTCCTGACTAACACCTTGCCAAAATAGCTGTTGTGTTTCACCATCAACAAAGTCTAAAATAATTTGTCTGGAAACAGAACCTTGACCAATTGGAATACCGACAGATACACCGCCACCACCACTACCAACTCCCATTCCAACGGAACTGGATTGCTGATTTTGATATGTTACACTCTTTACATCAATAATAAAATCCGGAGTTTCTGATAATATAAATCCTTTGCTTTGAAGTTCCGCATCTAACTCCGTAAAAAAACGTTTGGAATCTAACTGACTGAAACCCGTTTGCATATTATCAAAATAATGGTAGGTTTTGTATTGGGTAAAGTCTGTTCCTTTGTCGTAATCGTAACTTACAGTAACACCACAAGACGTTAGCAAAAAGGCAAGAATTAGGGCTTGAAATCTTTTCATTTTTATTTTAAATATACGAAAATTATTCTGCGTTTTTATCCACCGATTTGGTTAAAGCTGACGAGATAATACCGGTTGGGATAGCAACAATCCCTAAACCGATGAGTAATATAATGAAAGTAAATACTTTTCCACCAACTGTTATGGGGTACACATCACCATAACCAACAGTTGTTAAGGTAATAATTGCCCACCACAGACTATCAAAAATAGATCGGAAATGTTCCGGCTGGGCTTCGTTTTCAAAATAGTAGATTCCTACTGCCGAAAAGTAAATTAAAATTAAAGTAATAAATAAAAACAGGAGAATTTGTTCTTTTGCCGATTTAATTGCAATTATAAAATCGTTTAAAGCACGATTGTAACGCACCAATTTAAATACACGAAAAAGTCTTAAAAGTCTTAAAGCACGAAGTGAACGTAAATCAATTCCAAACGATAAGTAGAATGGTAAAATGGCCAGCAAATCTATGATGCCAAAAAAGCTAAAAATGAATTTACGCTTGTGATCGGCAACATAAATTCTCAAAATATATTCAAAGGTAAAAATTATAACGCTAAACGCTTCAATGACACGAAGAACTGTTCGCGTATTTGGTTCTAAATCCGGATCCGTTTCTAACGTAAAAGTGACAACTGAAATTAAAATTAATACTTGAATAGCAATTGCAAAAATCTTGCTTGCCCAATTATCATGAATTTCAATTATGTTTTTTAAACGTTGTTTCATTCAAATTTAATCATTCAACGATTTCCACAATTTATCTTTCAGTTCCTGAAGTCCTTGTTGCGCCACAGAAGAAATAAATAAATAATCTACTGGAAGTTCACCATCCAAAATTTCTTTTAATTCTGCTTTAAGCTCATCATCCAACATGTCACTTTTTGAAATGGCAACAATGCGTTCTTTATCCAAAATTTCAGGATTATATCGTCTCAATTCATCTAATAGAATATCATATTGTTTTCTAATATCATCCGCATCAGCAGGAATTAAAAATAGCAACACGGAATTACGTTCAATATGACGAAGAAAATAATGACCAAGGCCACGACCTTCTGCCGCGCCTTCAATAATTCCAGGAATGTCTGCAATAACAAATGATTGGTGGTCGCGATACTCCACGATTCCTAAATTGGGTTTTAGAGTTGTAAACTCATAATCCGCAATTTTAGGTTTTGCAGCCGTAACAACCGATAATAATGTGGATTTTCCAGCATTAGGAAAACCAACTAACCCAACATCTGCAAGAACTTTTAGTTCTAAAACAATTTCAATTTCTTCACCAGGAATTCCCGGTTGTGCATAACGTGGTGTTTGGTTTGTAGAAGTTTTAAAATGCCAGTTTCCACGGCCACCCATACCACCTTTAGCAATTATTCGTTCTTCACCATGATCGGTAATTTCAAAAAGAACTTCGTTTGTTTCTTTATCGCGAACAACAGTTCCTAATGGCACATCCATATAAACATCAGAACCATCGGCTCCTGTGCTTCTACTCTTGCTACCATGCATACCATGCTCGGCCTTAAAATGTCTTTTGAATTTATAGATATATAATGTCCAAAGATTCTGATTTCCACGAATAATTACATGACCACCACGACCACCATCTCCACCATCGGGACCGCCTTTTTCAATATACTTTTCTCTATGTAAATGCGCAGAACCTTTTCCACCATTTCCGGAAGACACATATAATTTTACGTAATCCACGAAATTTCCTTCAGTCATAATTATCTATTAATTTGTAAACTTAAATTTGATGATCCTAGGCATCAATTTGCACCAATCATTATCAAATTATTCGTTAAATCTTTTTCCCAAAACGGGACACTTGTTTTATTTCAGTTTTCGAACTTAAAATTAATCATTTTTTAAAACGCTAATAAAGTTCCAAAAAACCAATTATAGTTTGTCAATTACCTGACTTAACCGAACTGTTATATCTTGAATACTTCCCACACCATCTACTCCAAAATACTTGTTTTGAGCTGAATAATAATTTTTTAATATGGCTGTTTTTTTGTAATATTCTTTAATTCGAT
Above is a window of Bizionia sp. M204 DNA encoding:
- a CDS encoding ion transporter; amino-acid sequence: MKQRLKNIIEIHDNWASKIFAIAIQVLILISVVTFTLETDPDLEPNTRTVLRVIEAFSVIIFTFEYILRIYVADHKRKFIFSFFGIIDLLAILPFYLSFGIDLRSLRALRLLRLFRVFKLVRYNRALNDFIIAIKSAKEQILLFLFITLILIYFSAVGIYYFENEAQPEHFRSIFDSLWWAIITLTTVGYGDVYPITVGGKVFTFIILLIGLGIVAIPTGIISSALTKSVDKNAE
- the obgE gene encoding GTPase ObgE gives rise to the protein MTEGNFVDYVKLYVSSGNGGKGSAHLHREKYIEKGGPDGGDGGRGGHVIIRGNQNLWTLYIYKFKRHFKAEHGMHGSKSRSTGADGSDVYMDVPLGTVVRDKETNEVLFEITDHGEERIIAKGGMGGRGNWHFKTSTNQTPRYAQPGIPGEEIEIVLELKVLADVGLVGFPNAGKSTLLSVVTAAKPKIADYEFTTLKPNLGIVEYRDHQSFVIADIPGIIEGAAEGRGLGHYFLRHIERNSVLLFLIPADADDIRKQYDILLDELRRYNPEILDKERIVAISKSDMLDDELKAELKEILDGELPVDYLFISSVAQQGLQELKDKLWKSLND
- a CDS encoding M64 family metallopeptidase, whose protein sequence is MTKQLLPLLLLLFVTSAFAQTFDVETIKNAGDNDKRINLVILGDGYTASELTDFETDAANFVSALFGQSPFSEYSDYFNVHIIKVISNESGATHPGTAADEASYSVPVSTVDNFFGSTYDGFGSHRLLYAPNYSLITSVLATNFPEYDQALILVNSPYYGGSGGEFPVASTGTSADEIAIHEIGHSLVDLKDEYYPGDYYAEEGINMTQETDPSLVKWTNWIGSNGVDIYQYCTTGSCASWYRPHQTCKMRYLGYPFCAVCKEGIIEKIHDLVSPVDSFSPTNLSIETSTFPVSFNVSLINPSTNTLETIWTLNGTTHSTDVDMISILEADVNNGLNSLSVAITDNTSLQRIDSHETIHVTTVTWSIDNTTLGITDITAEENQFSISLYPNPTNNAFYVKFDSFNSSNVRLELTSMDGKQVLSTRLESGITNTINLNQQAAGLYIANIYSDSVLLARKKVIKK
- a CDS encoding alpha-2-macroglobulin; translation: MKQITILAMIVLFANFTAAQTSDYDALWKTVEKLENKGLPKSALDIVLQISNKAKQENNQPQTIKALLYKSKYALTLEEEAQLQIIADFKHEIAQSETPTKNILQNMLATMYWQYFQQNRWQFYNRTKTAEKVDETDLRAWDLETLFAEIQTQYNQSLENEQTLQQTPISDFDAIIYSQSNSKQFRPTLYDLLANTALNFYKTDENYINKPAYKFEINDPKFLCPAVEFSQAEITSKDSTSLQLQALKIYQKLTQFHLKNKTSKALVDIDIARLKFTKDYATFSNKEMVFLETLKESRADYTSEESGLYAFEIAQLYYEQGERYEPKTASEFQWKIKEAYDLCETVIKNFPNTTAAKKCAVLQKQIKLQSLQVQTERHVPIQQDARMLVTYKNLNTLDFKAYKLTEKEFEAFGKIYRDDEQLTFVKKLTVSKSWQATIKNEGDYQQHQTEVIIPALENGRFLIVASAKNEANTFAIQTLQITNIALVDKAENDRQIYQFINRNNGQPIPNLTVKISYKENYNGNFKHKTFTSDSNGNVEISKTQSRWTQVKIVANSKTDKAYFGDYYVNPEYKQNEDPVSYKGFLFTDRSIYRPGQTVYFKGIAMKTTHGKSTVLVDEETDAVLYNVNGEEINRLSLITNEFGSVTGDFILPNSGLTGGFRIQLSGKSHHLGNANTYFSVEEYKRPKFETTFKPILETFKINDSITVKGAALAFAGSNITNAKVVYRVHRKVQYPDWYYWYRPRFNSEAQEITHGEGTTNDKGEFEITFKAIPDSSVDKSTLPIFNYEVSADVTDINGETRNSSIIVNVGYHAMTASIAVKNTLDKTTKNHTIEIDTRNLNGEFTPATGTLKIYKLQAPEQALRSRPWEAPEYKMLSETEFKAKFPHDAYANEDNPNNWKKGDMVFETDFNTEKSKTITLRNIKKWDSGMYVIVLESTDKFGQAVTAEAKTNLYSDTDKTVADNQLFSISTNKSSYQPNNTVLLTMGSAAENITVTIDIEKDKKTVNSYILNLNNNKKTIEIPVTEADFGGFAMHYSFAFANSFQSGTEIISVPYPKTDLKIETTTFRDKLQPGTDETWAFKIKGPQGEKVSAEILASMYDASLDQFKPHNWTFNPLEKPTYYSNATRQAHYSFGIQNFRIQNTPRLNTGFPHQGYDQLNWFGFYFGGDNYFYGEDLEHEEVIVSAMGIKREKRDIAYETEMAPEANQALGSPEESVYNLESPESKKSDFSGITIRKNLQETAFFFPQLQTDEAGNVSFNFTTPEALTKWKLQLLAHTKTLKSQVTSLETVTQKELMVIPNAPRFLRHGDAITISTKIANLSNKNLSGQAQLQLTDAITGKAFDTILGNTNNTKSFEVDAKGNTQISWLLTIPETVNAVQYKVVAKAGAFSDGEQNAIPVLSNRLLVTETLPMWIKSNETKTFTLDKLKTNTSSSLKHHKLTLEMTSNPAWYAVQALPYLMEYPYDCNEQTFSRYYANALASHISNSNPRIQEVFNQWRNSDALVSNLEKNPELKNILIQETPWLRDAQSETEQKKRIALLFDLNKMTNELQNALGKLEQNQMTSGAWPWFKGGRENRFITQHIITGFGHLDKLNVIQSASEVAMISNAIAYLDNEFIKEYKNITKYNKDTDLSKDHLSYTQLHYLYMRSFFPEIKRSKEVQDISEYYLGQIDSYWLSRSIYTKGLMTLISHRMNKTKTAGKILKSLKETSITNDELGMYWKDNTASWHWYQAPIETQALLIEAFQEVGSTIYSEANNMQDIDNLKMWLLKNKQTNKWESTKATTEAVYALLLQGSDWLSVTEAVTVLVGNKKIDPTKLEAVKVEAGTGYYKTSWNASEIKPEMADVTLTKTGKGIAWGSLYWQYFEDLDKITTAKTPLQLKKKLFKKTNTDSGEVISEITSETALQVGDLVRVRIELRSDRDMEFIHMKDMRAAGLEPINVLSSYKWQDGLGYYESTKDASTNFFFDYLPKGIYVFEYDLRVNNAGNMSNGITTIQSMYAPEFSSHSEGVRISVN
- a CDS encoding DUF4136 domain-containing protein, with protein sequence MKRFQALILAFLLTSCGVTVSYDYDKGTDFTQYKTYHYFDNMQTGFSQLDSKRFFTELDAELQSKGFILSETPDFIIDVKSVTYQNQQSSSVGMGVGSGGGGVSVGIPIGQGSVSRQIILDFVDGETQQLFWQGVSQEPAAPENSPEARTAQFKTVVLKLLEKYPPKK